In Candidatus Binatia bacterium, one DNA window encodes the following:
- a CDS encoding UUP1 family membrane protein yields MNRRVAVAGSLLIAFGLAVFAWKAFVLDLPLTPTQPGGLWQVEMQITARGNGGEGSIRAALPSSGPGQRVFGERWTSDGLRFSIRSGPEGRTGIWSGRMKGVHRIVYEFRVDLFPAPASANSATASGASSTSGASGKPARPGDNGAATLDKEVREAALRATTDLPVGADEIRAHLAQLDLPPLEDTDARVRAVYSAVTHEIDTVDTASSDALLTLAEREGNPRGKERLLVTLLRASGVPARIVQGLQLGAGTPRPRVWTEAWLGGRWVPMSTTAGFFGELPPELLTLRSDDRDLVEGTGLAASGYTLTAREEQLSPEELGTLMVPPSPGLARFSLYQLSVPQQAALRLLLLLPLGALAVALLRNVVGMPSYGTFMPVLIALALRGTGLARGLALVAMVLAVGIVTRLLLERLRLLVVPRLALLLCVVVLAVAGLALLGHGLEQRDLYTGILFPIVILTMLIERFSITMAEEGIGQALWKAGSSTLMAMAVYPVFRSATAEHLMFSFPELVFVVMGLLVLMGGYTGYRLAELVRFRLLAAPSSLAIGDEIAASLPPSEEPERREVAR; encoded by the coding sequence ATGAATCGCCGTGTCGCCGTCGCCGGCTCGCTGTTGATCGCCTTCGGGCTGGCCGTCTTCGCCTGGAAGGCGTTCGTCCTCGACCTGCCGCTCACGCCGACGCAGCCCGGCGGCCTCTGGCAGGTCGAGATGCAGATCACGGCGCGCGGCAACGGCGGCGAGGGCAGCATCCGCGCCGCCCTGCCCTCGTCCGGTCCGGGGCAGCGGGTGTTCGGCGAGCGCTGGACGAGCGACGGGCTGCGCTTCTCGATCCGCTCGGGCCCCGAGGGCCGCACCGGGATCTGGAGCGGTCGCATGAAGGGCGTGCACCGGATCGTCTACGAGTTCCGCGTCGACCTGTTCCCGGCGCCGGCGTCCGCGAACAGCGCGACCGCGTCCGGCGCCTCCAGCACGTCCGGCGCGTCCGGCAAGCCGGCGCGCCCCGGCGACAACGGCGCGGCGACCCTCGACAAGGAGGTCCGCGAGGCCGCGCTGCGCGCAACCACCGATCTTCCCGTCGGCGCCGACGAGATCCGCGCGCACCTCGCACAGCTCGACCTGCCGCCGCTCGAGGACACCGACGCCCGCGTGCGCGCGGTCTACTCCGCGGTCACGCACGAGATCGACACCGTCGACACGGCGAGCTCGGACGCGCTCCTGACGCTCGCCGAGCGCGAGGGCAACCCGCGCGGCAAGGAGCGGCTGCTCGTGACGCTGCTGCGCGCGAGCGGGGTTCCGGCGCGCATCGTGCAAGGTCTGCAGCTCGGCGCCGGCACGCCGCGGCCGCGCGTCTGGACCGAGGCGTGGCTCGGCGGACGCTGGGTGCCGATGTCGACCACCGCCGGCTTCTTCGGCGAGCTGCCGCCCGAGCTGCTGACGCTGCGCTCGGACGACCGCGACCTCGTCGAGGGCACCGGCCTCGCCGCGTCCGGCTACACGCTGACCGCACGCGAGGAGCAGCTCTCGCCCGAGGAGCTCGGCACGCTCATGGTGCCCCCGAGCCCCGGGCTCGCGCGCTTCTCGCTCTACCAGCTCTCGGTGCCGCAGCAGGCGGCGCTGCGTCTGCTCCTCCTGCTGCCGCTCGGCGCGCTCGCGGTGGCGCTGCTGCGCAACGTGGTCGGCATGCCGAGCTACGGCACCTTCATGCCGGTGCTGATCGCGCTCGCGCTGCGCGGCACCGGGCTCGCGCGCGGACTCGCGCTGGTCGCGATGGTGCTCGCCGTCGGGATCGTGACGCGCCTGCTGCTCGAGCGGCTGCGGCTGCTCGTCGTGCCGCGGCTCGCCCTGCTGCTCTGCGTGGTCGTGCTCGCCGTCGCCGGGCTCGCGCTCCTCGGCCACGGCCTGGAGCAGCGCGACCTGTACACGGGCATCCTGTTTCCAATCGTGATCTTGACGATGCTCATCGAGCGCTTCTCGATCACCATGGCGGAGGAAGGCATCGGGCAAGCGCTGTGGAAGGCCGGCTCGTCGACGCTGATGGCGATGGCGGTCTACCCGGTGTTCCGCAGCGCGACGGCGGAGCACCTGATGTTCAGCTTCCCGGAGCTGGTGTTCGTGGTGATGGGCCTGCTCGTCCTGATGGGCGGCTACACCGGCTACCGGCTCGCCGAGCTCGTGCGCTTCCGCTTGCTCGCCGCGCCGTCGTCGCTCGCGATCGGCGACGAGATCGCCGCGTCGCTGCCGCCGAGCGAGGAGCCGGAGCGCCGGGAGGTCGCGCGTTGA
- the sthA gene encoding Si-specific NAD(P)(+) transhydrogenase, whose translation MSVQSRNFDLCVIGSGPAGQKAAIQAAKLGRSVCVVEQRETVGGVAIHTGTIPSKALREAVLAILAARRHAENVGATPDRTRELSLLVEYCQRVIHAETEVVRRQLADNDIVLVHGQASFTGPDTIVVEGAYTTETIRAGAFLLAPGTTPARPSDVPFDDEKVVTTDELLRLRYLPSSLIVVGGGVIGTEYASMLSALGVHVTLVDSRERLLEFADGEIIEALQYHLRQAGMTLRLGEKVVGIRRVQTTPTGRPGECVEATLASGKTLHADCLLYCGGRQGATEALQLDRIGLRADERGRIQVDAQFRTAVPNVYACGDVIGFPALASAAMEQGRLAACHIFGVPTESVEELLPFGIYSIPEISMVGRNEEQLTAAAVPYETGIAHYRETARGQLLGDESGMLKLLVHQQTEAILGVHIIGTGATELVHIGQAVMGLKGSVEYFIDTVFNYPTLAECYKVAAFNARNKLRCA comes from the coding sequence GTGAGCGTGCAGAGCCGGAACTTCGACCTCTGCGTCATCGGTAGCGGCCCAGCCGGGCAGAAAGCCGCCATCCAGGCGGCGAAGCTCGGCCGCTCGGTGTGCGTGGTCGAGCAGAGAGAGACGGTCGGCGGGGTCGCGATCCACACCGGGACGATCCCGTCGAAGGCGCTGCGCGAAGCGGTGCTGGCGATCCTCGCGGCGCGCCGTCACGCCGAGAACGTCGGCGCGACGCCCGACCGCACGCGCGAGCTGTCGCTGCTCGTCGAGTACTGCCAGCGCGTGATCCACGCCGAGACCGAGGTCGTGCGCCGGCAGCTCGCCGACAACGACATCGTGCTCGTGCACGGCCAGGCGTCGTTCACCGGCCCCGACACGATCGTCGTCGAGGGCGCGTACACCACCGAGACGATCCGCGCCGGCGCCTTCCTGCTCGCGCCCGGCACGACGCCGGCCCGCCCCTCGGACGTCCCCTTCGACGACGAGAAGGTCGTCACCACGGACGAGCTGCTGCGGCTCAGGTACCTGCCGTCGTCCTTGATCGTCGTCGGCGGCGGCGTGATCGGCACCGAGTACGCGTCGATGCTGTCGGCGCTCGGCGTGCACGTGACGCTGGTCGACAGCCGCGAGCGCCTGCTCGAGTTCGCCGACGGCGAGATCATCGAGGCGCTGCAGTACCACCTTCGCCAGGCCGGCATGACGCTGCGCCTCGGCGAGAAGGTGGTCGGCATCCGGCGCGTGCAGACCACGCCCACCGGACGGCCCGGCGAGTGCGTCGAGGCGACGCTCGCGAGCGGCAAGACGCTGCACGCCGACTGCCTGCTGTACTGCGGCGGCCGTCAGGGCGCGACCGAGGCGCTGCAGCTCGACCGGATCGGGCTCCGGGCGGACGAGCGCGGCCGCATCCAGGTCGACGCGCAGTTCCGCACCGCGGTGCCGAACGTCTACGCGTGCGGCGACGTGATCGGCTTCCCGGCGCTCGCCTCGGCGGCCATGGAGCAGGGTCGGCTCGCCGCGTGCCACATCTTCGGCGTGCCCACGGAGTCGGTCGAGGAGCTGCTGCCGTTCGGCATCTACTCGATCCCGGAGATCTCGATGGTCGGCCGCAACGAGGAGCAGCTCACCGCCGCCGCGGTGCCCTACGAGACCGGCATCGCGCACTACCGGGAAACGGCGCGCGGCCAGCTCCTGGGCGACGAGAGCGGCATGCTGAAGCTGCTCGTCCACCAGCAGACCGAGGCGATCCTCGGGGTGCACATCATCGGCACCGGGGCGACCGAGCTGGTGCACATCGGCCAGGCCGTGATGGGCCTCAAGGGCAGCGTCGAGTACTTCATCGACACGGTGTTCAACTACCCGACGCTCGCCGAGTGCTACAAAGTCGCCGCCTTCAACGCACGCAACAAGCTGCGCTGCGCTTGA
- a CDS encoding NUDIX domain-containing protein, translated as MPVPVAAGCLVRARFDGEWRYLVVHPSGGYNRRAPYSIPKGLVEAGETPEETALRETKEETGLACRILAPLGEISYTRSRKRVIAFLAEPLEPPTATVLEPADWEIDRAEFHPADQARALLHPDQAPFIDRARALEDA; from the coding sequence GTGCCGGTTCCGGTCGCCGCAGGCTGCCTCGTGCGCGCCCGCTTCGACGGCGAGTGGCGCTACCTCGTCGTGCACCCGAGCGGCGGCTACAACCGCCGCGCGCCGTACTCGATCCCGAAGGGGCTGGTCGAGGCGGGCGAGACGCCGGAGGAGACGGCGCTCCGCGAGACGAAGGAAGAGACCGGTCTCGCGTGCCGCATCCTCGCGCCGCTCGGCGAGATCTCGTATACCCGGTCGCGCAAGCGGGTGATCGCCTTTCTCGCCGAACCCCTCGAGCCGCCGACCGCGACCGTCCTCGAGCCCGCCGACTGGGAGATCGACCGCGCCGAGTTCCACCCCGCCGACCAGGCGCGCGCGCTCCTGCACCCCGACCAGGCGCCGTTCATCGACCGCGCACGCGCCCTCGAGGATGCTTGA
- the pdxH gene encoding pyridoxamine 5'-phosphate oxidase, whose protein sequence is MTDPIVRFRRWFREAERAGAPQPEAMALATSTRNGVPSLRFVLLKQVDPRGFVFFTDARSRKGRELRSNPRAAATFYWNALGRQVRIEGKVVELGDAEADAYWVTRPRGSQLSGATSYQSRALASRALLVARRSALARRYEGRDVPRPAEWRGFRIEPDAIEFWTHKDDRLHHRQLFRRTGRGWRATLLEP, encoded by the coding sequence ATGACCGACCCGATCGTTCGCTTCCGGCGCTGGTTCCGCGAGGCGGAGCGCGCCGGCGCCCCGCAGCCGGAAGCGATGGCCCTCGCGACCTCCACCCGCAACGGCGTGCCGTCGCTGCGCTTCGTGCTGCTCAAGCAGGTCGACCCGCGCGGCTTCGTCTTCTTCACCGACGCGCGCAGCCGCAAGGGACGCGAGCTGCGCTCGAACCCGCGCGCCGCCGCGACGTTCTACTGGAACGCGCTCGGACGCCAGGTGCGGATCGAGGGCAAGGTGGTCGAGCTCGGCGACGCCGAGGCCGACGCCTACTGGGTGACGCGCCCGCGCGGCAGCCAGCTCTCCGGCGCGACCTCGTACCAGAGCCGGGCGCTCGCGAGCCGCGCGCTGCTCGTCGCGCGGCGCAGCGCGCTCGCGCGCCGCTACGAGGGGCGCGACGTGCCGCGTCCCGCCGAGTGGCGCGGCTTCCGCATCGAGCCGGACGCGATCGAGTTCTGGACGCACAAGGACGACCGGCTGCACCACCGCCAGCTCTTCCGCCGCACGGGGCGCGGCTGGCGCGCGACGCTGCTCGAGCCGTAG
- a CDS encoding lytic transglycosylase domain-containing protein yields MWKRRRRRATHVSALVLGVVVASVASVDAREVSFPIKLDERFLTSELVRNVYTDSGNTARVFDDGSGCNSLVLFDPTVLAEDGVLRVRTAAEARIGVAAGERCLLPISWNGLVELIEEPRLHPRAPIVRFVVVDSRLLDRDGEPATVSSTVWSWVKDHVQPRLETRIDLQRPVDELRALLPAFGVSARGDTVDRALASLSLAGVAVRPGTVEVRVRIEVPEPPRPTQVALAPDASAAPATPTPAAAPASPADEAPADESPAEESSTDEATADAASASPEDVSPETAAPDAGATPDAVAQAPDASPPPEPEPPLTPEELLRWQTALQQWDAFLTFVIKVTGRDAKAVELRKTLLEILLDERYALLDALANPEPAQQDPVRPMFLRTWTRLAPVLRQVSDRLPADEALRYLAFVSAGDALQALDQLGPDYGIEISADGLRRFARLVAPTTIEDPLTYGMEVDPQLRELFGFGPPIAPPEENPEVEPTSWWFGFGSTAWAAEPPDRELLRRLNSWAPTRKDIEEYVPLAYRLLQSVTDGLIEKHHVPTEHEEVFRALVPATAWKESCWRQFVKRNGKLVPLTSPVGSIGIMQVNVSVWRGFYDVQGLRRDIGYNARAGGEILTRYFLDYAVARGEDRKGGGPDALARATYAAYNGGPSQLTRYRQKGRSQRERRVDREFFAQYQRMKTGDVRGVVECFTE; encoded by the coding sequence ATGTGGAAACGCCGCCGGCGCCGCGCGACGCACGTGAGCGCGCTCGTGCTCGGCGTCGTCGTCGCGAGCGTCGCGAGCGTGGACGCGCGCGAGGTGAGCTTTCCCATCAAGCTCGACGAGCGCTTCCTCACGAGCGAGCTCGTGCGCAACGTGTACACCGACTCCGGCAACACCGCGCGCGTGTTCGACGACGGCTCCGGCTGCAACTCGCTCGTGCTGTTCGATCCGACCGTGCTCGCCGAAGACGGCGTGCTGCGCGTGCGCACCGCCGCCGAGGCGCGGATCGGCGTCGCGGCGGGCGAGCGCTGCCTGCTGCCGATCTCGTGGAACGGTCTCGTCGAGCTGATCGAGGAGCCGCGTCTCCATCCGCGCGCGCCGATCGTCCGCTTCGTCGTGGTCGACTCGCGGCTGCTCGATCGCGACGGCGAGCCGGCGACGGTGTCGTCGACGGTGTGGAGCTGGGTGAAGGACCACGTCCAGCCGCGCCTCGAGACGCGCATCGACCTGCAGCGGCCGGTCGACGAGCTGCGCGCGCTGCTGCCGGCGTTCGGCGTCTCCGCGCGCGGCGACACCGTCGATCGGGCGCTCGCCTCGCTGTCGCTCGCGGGGGTCGCGGTGCGGCCGGGGACGGTCGAGGTGCGGGTGCGCATCGAGGTCCCCGAGCCGCCGCGGCCGACGCAGGTCGCGCTCGCGCCCGACGCGAGCGCCGCTCCGGCGACGCCGACGCCGGCTGCGGCGCCAGCGTCGCCTGCGGACGAGGCACCTGCGGACGAGTCCCCCGCGGAAGAGTCGTCCACGGACGAGGCGACGGCGGACGCGGCGAGCGCGTCACCCGAGGATGTGTCGCCCGAGACCGCGGCGCCCGACGCGGGCGCGACGCCCGACGCCGTGGCGCAGGCGCCCGACGCGTCGCCGCCGCCCGAGCCCGAGCCGCCGCTCACCCCGGAGGAGCTGCTGCGCTGGCAGACGGCGCTGCAGCAGTGGGACGCGTTCCTCACCTTCGTGATCAAGGTCACCGGACGCGACGCCAAGGCGGTCGAGCTGCGCAAGACGCTGCTCGAGATCCTGCTCGACGAGCGCTACGCGCTGCTCGACGCGCTCGCCAACCCCGAGCCCGCGCAGCAGGATCCGGTGCGGCCGATGTTCCTCCGCACGTGGACGCGGCTCGCGCCCGTGCTGCGTCAGGTGAGCGACCGCCTGCCGGCGGACGAGGCGCTGCGCTACCTGGCGTTCGTCTCCGCCGGCGACGCGCTGCAGGCGCTCGACCAGCTCGGTCCGGACTACGGCATCGAGATCTCCGCCGACGGTCTGCGTCGCTTCGCGCGTCTGGTCGCGCCGACCACGATCGAGGACCCGCTGACGTACGGCATGGAGGTCGACCCGCAGCTCCGCGAGCTCTTCGGCTTCGGTCCGCCGATCGCGCCGCCGGAGGAGAACCCCGAGGTCGAGCCGACGAGCTGGTGGTTCGGCTTCGGCTCGACGGCGTGGGCCGCCGAGCCGCCGGATCGCGAGCTGCTGCGCCGCCTCAACTCCTGGGCGCCGACGCGCAAGGACATCGAGGAGTACGTGCCGCTCGCCTACCGCCTGCTGCAGAGCGTGACCGACGGCCTGATCGAGAAGCACCACGTCCCGACGGAGCACGAGGAGGTGTTCCGCGCGCTGGTGCCGGCGACGGCGTGGAAGGAGAGCTGCTGGCGGCAGTTCGTCAAGCGCAACGGCAAGCTCGTGCCGCTCACCTCGCCGGTCGGGTCGATCGGCATCATGCAGGTGAACGTCAGCGTGTGGCGTGGCTTCTACGACGTGCAGGGTCTGCGCCGCGACATCGGCTACAACGCGCGCGCCGGCGGCGAGATCTTGACGCGCTACTTCCTCGACTACGCGGTCGCGCGCGGCGAGGACCGCAAGGGCGGCGGTCCGGACGCGCTCGCGCGCGCGACCTACGCCGCGTACAACGGCGGGCCGAGCCAGCTCACCCGCTACCGCCAGAAGGGACGCTCGCAGCGCGAGCGGCGCGTCGATCGGGAGTTCTTCGCGCAGTACCAGCGGATGAAGACGGGCGACGTGCGGGGCGTCGTCGAGTGCTTCACGGAGTGA
- a CDS encoding sulfatase, whose product MSDRQGTNTRKVLLGIAGAIGLVGALLLVVSSWRRAPRQPNVLLVSIDSLRHDHLGCYGYERDTSPTIDTLAREGALFRQAIAPSSWTLPSHVTLLTAKPPEQHGVVRANTRLAAGTPTLARALHDAGYRTAAFVAAPFLRSLYGYADGFEVYDERLAAKGNLDSHRGVTSPTLVEAVNGWIRRWHDESADRPFFVFLHMWDVHYDFDPPPPYDAMFDPGYRGSVNGRNFELGNQVHRDMDPRDLQHVIALYDGEIRYTDEHLGRVLEELRELGVLDDTLVIVTSDHGEEFFEHGQKGHGKALYDETIRIPLVMRYPRGIAAGTVVDEQVRLMDVAPTILGFTGVAAPPGFGAGDVEHRERDLRAWLAPSTAQTELPELIAFSELSLRGRPLYSARTPQLKTIAIGRQRVAHARYDLAADPGETRNLVGASPVPEGLARLEQAHAAWHAHWRDQAMLAKPVQLDEEHAGRLRALGYID is encoded by the coding sequence ATGAGCGATCGGCAGGGAACGAACACGCGCAAGGTGCTGCTGGGCATCGCGGGCGCGATCGGGCTCGTCGGCGCGCTGCTGCTCGTCGTGTCATCGTGGAGGCGCGCCCCGCGCCAGCCGAACGTGCTGCTGGTCTCGATCGACTCTCTGCGCCACGACCATCTCGGGTGCTACGGCTACGAGCGCGACACAAGCCCCACGATCGACACGCTCGCGCGTGAGGGCGCGCTCTTTCGTCAGGCGATCGCGCCGTCGTCGTGGACCCTGCCGTCGCACGTCACGCTGCTCACCGCGAAGCCGCCCGAGCAGCACGGCGTCGTTCGCGCGAACACGCGTCTCGCCGCAGGCACGCCGACGCTGGCGCGCGCGCTGCACGACGCCGGCTACCGAACGGCGGCGTTCGTCGCCGCGCCGTTCCTGCGCTCGCTCTACGGCTACGCCGACGGCTTCGAGGTCTACGACGAGCGGCTCGCCGCGAAGGGCAACCTCGACTCGCACCGCGGCGTCACCTCGCCGACGCTGGTCGAGGCGGTGAACGGCTGGATCCGCCGCTGGCACGACGAGAGCGCGGACCGGCCGTTCTTCGTCTTCCTGCACATGTGGGACGTGCACTACGACTTCGACCCGCCGCCGCCCTACGACGCGATGTTCGACCCCGGCTACCGCGGCAGCGTCAACGGGCGGAACTTCGAGCTCGGGAACCAGGTGCACCGCGACATGGACCCGCGCGATCTCCAGCACGTGATCGCGCTCTACGACGGCGAGATCCGCTACACCGACGAGCACCTCGGCCGGGTCCTCGAGGAGCTGCGCGAACTCGGCGTGCTCGACGACACGCTGGTGATCGTCACCAGCGACCACGGCGAGGAGTTCTTCGAGCACGGCCAGAAGGGACACGGCAAGGCGCTCTACGACGAGACGATCCGCATCCCGCTCGTGATGCGCTACCCGCGCGGGATCGCCGCGGGCACGGTGGTCGACGAGCAGGTCCGCTTGATGGACGTCGCGCCGACCATCCTGGGCTTCACCGGGGTTGCGGCGCCGCCGGGCTTCGGCGCCGGCGACGTCGAGCACCGCGAGCGCGACCTGCGCGCGTGGCTCGCGCCGTCGACGGCGCAGACGGAGCTGCCGGAGCTGATCGCGTTCAGCGAGCTCAGCCTGCGCGGCCGTCCGCTCTACTCGGCGCGCACGCCGCAGCTCAAGACGATCGCGATCGGACGCCAGCGCGTCGCGCACGCGCGCTACGACCTCGCGGCCGATCCCGGCGAGACGCGGAACCTGGTCGGCGCTTCGCCGGTGCCGGAGGGACTCGCGCGCCTCGAGCAGGCGCACGCGGCGTGGCACGCGCACTGGCGCGACCAGGCGATGCTCGCCAAGCCCGTGCAGCTCGACGAGGAGCACGCCGGGCGCCTGCGCGCGCTCGGCTACATCGACTGA
- a CDS encoding APC family permease, with protein sequence MKRVLGPAALTLYAVGDILGAGIYALVGKVAGEAGTAAWLSFGVAALLAVLTGFTYAELSSRFPVAAGAAAYCKRAFAHPAIAFVVGMLVLASGITSAATVSLAFSGYLAPFVTVPPLLGSVVLLGLMTFISYRGMETSSNVNIVLTIAEVSGLLLVLAVGFWFASGLEASVKLERILPDASVAAVLGGATVAFYSYIGFEDTANVAEEVRDPRRVMPRAILGAIGASCLIYVGVTVAALLTLPADVLARSEAPLLDVLRAAGFEPPGGAFSVVALLAICNTGLLNLIMASRLGYGMANEGLLPSALARVHPVRATPWVAVLVAFALALGLAVSGGVQVLAQTTSLLLVTVFAVLHVGLLRLKRSAPVDDPEIFTAPAWTPVAGLVLCVVLGVRFPLAAYARMAGVLVLAALLYFVLAPRRA encoded by the coding sequence TTGAAGCGCGTTCTCGGCCCGGCCGCGCTCACGCTCTACGCGGTCGGCGACATCCTCGGCGCCGGCATCTACGCGCTGGTCGGCAAGGTCGCTGGCGAAGCAGGAACGGCGGCGTGGCTGTCGTTCGGCGTCGCCGCCCTGCTCGCCGTGCTGACCGGCTTCACCTACGCCGAGCTCAGCTCACGCTTTCCGGTCGCGGCGGGCGCCGCAGCATACTGCAAGCGCGCGTTCGCCCACCCGGCGATCGCATTCGTCGTCGGCATGCTCGTGCTCGCGAGCGGCATCACCTCGGCGGCGACGGTGTCGCTCGCCTTCTCCGGCTACCTCGCGCCGTTCGTCACCGTGCCGCCGCTCCTCGGCAGCGTCGTGCTGCTCGGCCTGATGACCTTCATCAGCTACCGCGGCATGGAGACGTCCTCGAACGTCAACATCGTGCTGACGATCGCCGAGGTGTCGGGTCTCCTCCTGGTGCTGGCGGTGGGCTTCTGGTTCGCGAGCGGGCTCGAGGCGAGCGTCAAGCTCGAGCGCATCCTGCCCGACGCGAGCGTCGCCGCGGTGCTCGGCGGCGCGACGGTCGCGTTCTACTCGTACATCGGCTTCGAGGACACGGCGAACGTCGCCGAGGAGGTGCGCGATCCGCGGCGCGTCATGCCGCGCGCGATCCTCGGCGCGATCGGCGCCTCGTGCTTGATCTACGTCGGCGTGACGGTGGCGGCGCTGCTGACGCTGCCCGCCGACGTGCTCGCGCGCTCCGAGGCGCCGCTGCTCGACGTGCTGCGCGCGGCGGGCTTCGAGCCGCCCGGCGGCGCGTTCTCGGTGGTCGCGCTGCTCGCGATCTGCAACACCGGGCTGCTGAACCTGATCATGGCGTCGCGCCTCGGCTACGGCATGGCGAACGAGGGCCTGCTGCCGTCGGCGCTCGCGCGCGTCCACCCGGTGCGGGCGACGCCGTGGGTCGCGGTGCTGGTCGCGTTCGCGCTCGCGCTGGGGCTCGCGGTCTCGGGCGGCGTGCAGGTGCTCGCGCAGACGACGAGCCTGCTGCTGGTCACGGTGTTCGCCGTGCTGCACGTCGGACTGCTGCGCCTGAAGCGCAGCGCGCCGGTCGACGATCCGGAGATCTTCACCGCGCCCGCGTGGACGCCGGTCGCGGGGCTCGTGCTGTGCGTCGTGCTCGGCGTGCGCTTCCCGCTTGCGGCGTACGCGCGGATGGCCGGCGTGCTCGTGCTCGCGGCGCTGCTCTACTTCGTGCTCGCGCCGCGGCGTGCTTGA
- a CDS encoding GGDEF domain-containing protein, whose protein sequence is MTIDDDDRTVLATVPGWQEAESHRLPVLVVLRGAQLGRRYLLNENRFVLGRRDTVSTLIIRGDSKVSSRHCEIVYDAERDTWVVRDVGSTNGTRLNGKPIESADLAEGDKLLLGDTVLKFTFHDEIESEFHHEVDRLMNIDELTGLVVLRVFRERFHAAFDACTRGRRPLALLMMDLDGLKKINDTHGHQAGAMTISTVGHMLGDLIGNTGLVARFGGDEFMAAFPDHDRAAGVAQGERIRSALAAQKFVFGDTELRPTISIGVAAVPEDATTPERLTRVADEALYRAKAAGRDRVSI, encoded by the coding sequence ATGACGATCGACGACGACGACCGGACCGTGCTCGCCACGGTGCCGGGCTGGCAGGAGGCCGAGAGCCACCGCCTGCCGGTCCTCGTCGTCCTGCGCGGCGCGCAGCTCGGACGTCGCTACCTGCTGAACGAGAACCGCTTCGTCCTCGGGCGTCGCGACACCGTGTCGACGCTGATCATCCGCGGCGACTCCAAGGTCAGCAGCCGGCACTGCGAGATCGTGTACGACGCCGAGCGCGACACGTGGGTCGTGCGCGACGTCGGCTCGACCAACGGCACGCGTCTCAACGGCAAGCCGATCGAGAGCGCCGACCTCGCCGAGGGCGACAAGCTCCTGCTCGGCGACACGGTGCTCAAGTTCACCTTCCACGACGAGATCGAGAGCGAGTTCCACCACGAGGTGGACCGCCTGATGAACATCGACGAGCTGACCGGGCTCGTCGTGCTGCGCGTCTTCCGCGAGCGCTTCCACGCTGCGTTCGACGCTTGCACGCGCGGTCGCCGCCCGCTCGCGCTGCTGATGATGGACCTCGATGGTCTGAAGAAGATCAACGACACGCACGGCCACCAGGCGGGCGCGATGACCATCTCGACGGTCGGGCACATGCTCGGCGATCTGATCGGCAACACGGGGCTCGTCGCGCGCTTCGGCGGCGACGAGTTCATGGCGGCGTTCCCCGACCACGACCGCGCGGCGGGCGTCGCGCAAGGCGAGCGCATCCGCAGCGCGCTCGCCGCGCAGAAGTTCGTCTTCGGGGACACCGAGCTGCGGCCGACGATCAGCATCGGCGTCGCCGCCGTGCCCGAGGACGCGACCACCCCGGAGCGCCTGACGCGCGTCGCCGACGAGGCGCTGTACCGCGCCAAGGCGGCGGGGCGCGACCGCGTCAGCATCTGA